Proteins encoded within one genomic window of Catharus ustulatus isolate bCatUst1 chromosome 10, bCatUst1.pri.v2, whole genome shotgun sequence:
- the CLDN1 gene encoding claudin-1, translating into MASGGLQLLGFVMAFLGWIGIIISTAMPQWKMASYAGDNIVTAQALYEGLWMSCAMQSTGQIQCKVYDSLLKLESSLQATRALMVASILLGLVGVFVAVTGMKCMKCMEDDQVKKMRMAVFGGVIFIISGLAALVATSWYGNRVARAFYDPFTPVNTRFEFGSALFIGWAASSLAILGGSFLCCSCPRRETSYPPTRGYPKNASSTGKDYV; encoded by the exons ATGGCCAGCggagggctgcagctcctgggcttcGTCATGGCCTTCCTCGGCTGGATCGGCATCATCATCAGCACCGCCATGCCCCAGTGGAAGATGGCATCCTACGCGGGGGACAACATCGTCACGGCCCAGGCGCTCTACGAGGGGCTGTGGATGTCGTGCGCCATGCAGAGCACGGGGCAGATCCAGTGCAAGGTGTACGACTCGCTGCTCAAGCTGGAGA GCAGTCTGCAGGCCACAAGGGCTTTGATGGTGGCTTCAATACTCCTGGGGCTCGTTGGAGTGTTTGTTGCTGTGACAGGCATGAAATGCATGAAGTGCATGGAAGATGACCAGGTGAAGAAGATGAGGATGGCTGTCTTCGGTGGGGTGATCTTCATCATTTCAG GTCTGGCAGCGCTGGTGGCCACGTCATGGTACGGCAACAGAGTGGCTCGGGCCTTTTATGACCCTTTCACCCCTGTCAACACCAG atTTGAGTTTGGGTCAGCTCTCTTCATTGGCTGGGCAGCTTCATCTCTGGCCATACTGGGGGgatccttcctctgctgctcctgtccaCGGAGAGAAACTTCATATCCACCCACCCGAGGCTACCCAAAAAATGCCTCATCCACAGGGAAGGATTATGTATAA